The proteins below come from a single Prosthecobacter fusiformis genomic window:
- a CDS encoding type IV toxin-antitoxin system AbiEi family antitoxin has protein sequence MKRAESSEKGIIRDEGELKSRFLALLSEDPDLRWQPLPRAQENLIEVELDQQKMLLWPVYQLKPSLSSLVRVKRAPGDPPPLIVTPQLTPRVLEACKQQGLAAMDLNGRCWLRAPGVLIDRRALPGRSFTSYLEPRNVFVGKSARIIRCLLTDRDRLWTQAEIGPRTQASSGLISRIIQHLISQGFVEKTSAREFRLRDPLALLDEWADADRFSKRNYTGLYAGFSAPEEMAHRLQQWAREEAVPMALTQWMAAWLRHPTTEPVVCSAYVSRLPEAATLERLGLRQVSEGGKLWLHVPADEGVLMETQTRHHLTLVSDAQIYLDLQRMGLRGPDAAAALREWTGFCRP, from the coding sequence GTGAAGAGGGCCGAATCCAGTGAAAAGGGGATCATCCGTGATGAAGGGGAGCTCAAATCCCGCTTCCTGGCCCTGTTGTCAGAGGATCCGGACCTGCGGTGGCAGCCTCTGCCACGGGCGCAGGAAAACTTGATCGAGGTGGAGCTGGATCAACAAAAAATGCTGTTATGGCCGGTTTATCAGCTCAAACCCAGCCTCTCATCGCTGGTCAGGGTGAAGAGAGCGCCTGGTGACCCGCCGCCGCTGATCGTGACCCCCCAGCTCACTCCACGGGTGCTGGAGGCCTGCAAGCAGCAGGGGCTGGCCGCCATGGACCTGAATGGCCGCTGCTGGCTACGGGCTCCCGGGGTGCTCATTGATCGCCGTGCGCTGCCGGGACGCTCCTTCACCTCCTACCTGGAGCCGCGCAATGTCTTCGTGGGCAAGAGTGCCCGCATCATCCGCTGCCTGCTCACGGACCGGGACCGCCTGTGGACTCAGGCTGAGATTGGGCCGCGCACCCAGGCCAGTTCAGGCCTCATCTCCCGCATCATCCAGCACCTGATCAGCCAGGGATTTGTGGAAAAAACAAGTGCCCGGGAGTTTCGTCTTCGGGATCCCCTGGCGCTCCTGGATGAATGGGCGGATGCGGACCGTTTCTCGAAGCGCAACTACACCGGTCTTTATGCCGGGTTCTCCGCGCCGGAGGAGATGGCTCATCGCCTCCAGCAGTGGGCGCGTGAGGAGGCCGTGCCCATGGCCCTCACGCAATGGATGGCCGCCTGGCTGCGCCATCCCACCACGGAGCCGGTGGTCTGCTCCGCCTATGTCTCCCGCCTGCCGGAGGCCGCCACGCTGGAGCGGCTGGGGCTGCGCCAGGTGAGCGAAGGCGGCAAGCTCTGGCTGCATGTACCAGCCGATGAAGGCGTGCTGATGGAGACCCAGACGCGGCATCACCTGACCCTGGTCTCCGATGCCCAGATCTACCTGGACCTCCAGCGCATGGGCCTGCGCGGGCCGGACGCTGCCGCCGCCCTGCGTGAATGGACAGGTTTTTGCCGGCCATGA
- a CDS encoding 3-keto-disaccharide hydrolase — protein MKTRFLIPALAALAFAVSAAEPVQIFNGTDLTGWEGNKELWSVQEGTITGITPPDPADPTKGIIKHNTFLVWKGGTVGDFELTFKYRIEKGNSGVQYRSKELEAGAFGPILSGYQADFEAGTKYSGILYEEKGRGILALRGEKTVIKPAAEGAKKPTVEKAGTVGDSDAIQAAIKSGDWNEYKIVAKGNHVQHFINGMQTVDVTDEDTANAPKEGLLGLQIHQGPPMKVQFKDFNLVPLK, from the coding sequence ATGAAAACTCGTTTCCTTATTCCTGCACTGGCCGCGCTGGCTTTTGCTGTCTCTGCGGCTGAACCTGTCCAGATTTTTAATGGCACTGACCTGACGGGCTGGGAGGGGAATAAGGAGCTGTGGAGTGTGCAGGAGGGGACGATCACGGGGATCACGCCGCCGGACCCGGCGGATCCGACGAAGGGGATCATCAAGCACAATACTTTCCTGGTGTGGAAAGGCGGCACAGTGGGGGACTTTGAGCTGACCTTCAAATACCGGATCGAAAAGGGGAATTCCGGGGTGCAGTATCGCAGCAAGGAGCTGGAGGCGGGGGCTTTCGGGCCGATTTTGAGCGGTTATCAGGCGGACTTTGAAGCGGGGACGAAATACAGTGGCATTCTCTATGAGGAAAAGGGCCGGGGCATCCTGGCCCTGCGCGGGGAGAAGACGGTGATCAAGCCGGCGGCTGAGGGAGCCAAGAAACCGACGGTGGAAAAGGCGGGCACGGTGGGGGATAGCGATGCCATCCAGGCCGCGATCAAGAGCGGGGACTGGAACGAATACAAGATCGTGGCGAAGGGCAACCATGTGCAGCATTTCATCAATGGCATGCAGACGGTGGATGTGACGGATGAAGACACCGCCAATGCGCCGAAGGAGGGCCTGCTGGGTTTGCAGATCCACCAGGGGCCGCCGATGAAGGTGCAGTTTAAAGATTTCAACCTGGTGCCATTGAAGTAG
- a CDS encoding DUF2750 domain-containing protein → MVVKCAQFGFKLPVRLTPASLAMLRNTADCQADLERFINRVAASETVWYLRSEHGTASCESNDFTADDDGPVTVLLYFSDEAYARRCQNAQFDDHTIESMPLFDFLFRWLPGMSGDGVMAGPNWNHELVGLELDPLELREQIDSALSPAQMATHAERYRSLTQLP, encoded by the coding sequence ATGGTGGTTAAGTGCGCACAATTCGGGTTTAAATTACCTGTTCGCCTAACTCCAGCGTCACTCGCCATGCTCCGAAACACAGCCGACTGCCAAGCAGACCTTGAGAGGTTTATCAATCGAGTCGCAGCATCGGAGACGGTTTGGTATCTCCGTTCCGAGCACGGCACAGCCTCCTGCGAGTCCAACGACTTCACGGCTGACGACGATGGGCCTGTTACGGTGCTTTTGTACTTCTCGGACGAGGCATACGCAAGACGATGCCAGAATGCTCAGTTCGATGACCACACGATCGAGAGTATGCCGCTTTTCGATTTTCTATTTCGATGGCTGCCCGGCATGAGTGGCGATGGGGTCATGGCTGGCCCTAATTGGAACCATGAGCTAGTGGGCTTGGAGCTCGATCCATTGGAGTTGAGAGAGCAGATTGACTCGGCTTTGAGTCCAGCTCAGATGGCCACCCATGCGGAGAGATACCGCAGCCTCACCCAGTTACCATGA
- a CDS encoding DUF4838 domain-containing protein, with the protein MKHALLFLPLGVLFSVGLLIPGGAVAADLTLVSKSVAPAPIIVFADAPPRTRAAAVTLAEAIQKISGVLPPVMDGVPQPMPERAIWVGYQPALKALFPKTDFEFQHPEEILIAANEKHVVIAGRDRWDPARMDVVTREGKITGMQQEYGTVNAVYTFLQDQLGVRWFWPGDLGEDVVARESIDVAPMEYRYHPQIRSREGVFNFSSLGNRGYGRAHDWTMQQRLQLCSLSMEGGHGFGDWWDRFHKTHPEIFALQPDGTRSGFPAPRTAKLCMSNPKVWDLWMQEVAADLAQNPSLTVFNASPNDSWSSGHCVCDNCSAWDHPEGEPRLFHYKKYSVERPATSDRDVTFANKLGELLKEKYPGKDYRVLMLSYGHSRPAPVKARPADNVIMSIVANFFGRTGLVDRGSTRGDTYRQQFEAWAGIVPAMMWRPNTGSPGGWQQGLPDLSTQQTIRDIKDVAAANCVGIFIDGVWEHWATQGPQLYVMAQLVWNPQTDADAILKDYYQRAFGPAAAPVQEYFEGLEKARMAFTAQNGEADVFGLKDLYTEALLSESQARLTRAAAAVPAESVYARRVAFVQAGLTYTRLQADNIRLMEGYWKKKNPEIATQVRANWKEIDSVIAAHPYALNAGPIRPGAPRTLGLHPDHGRAKVKKVSKKAKADDLDLN; encoded by the coding sequence ATGAAACATGCGCTCCTGTTCCTTCCTCTTGGCGTTCTTTTTTCGGTGGGCCTGCTGATCCCGGGAGGTGCTGTGGCGGCGGATTTGACGCTGGTTTCCAAAAGCGTGGCACCAGCCCCCATCATTGTTTTTGCGGACGCGCCGCCACGCACGCGGGCGGCGGCGGTCACTCTGGCGGAGGCGATTCAAAAGATCAGCGGGGTGTTGCCTCCGGTCATGGATGGTGTGCCGCAGCCGATGCCAGAGCGGGCGATCTGGGTGGGCTATCAACCGGCCCTAAAGGCGCTGTTTCCGAAGACGGATTTTGAGTTTCAGCATCCTGAGGAAATCCTCATCGCGGCGAATGAAAAGCACGTGGTCATTGCGGGGCGGGATCGGTGGGATCCGGCCCGGATGGATGTGGTGACGAGGGAGGGAAAGATCACGGGCATGCAGCAGGAGTACGGCACGGTGAATGCGGTCTATACTTTCCTGCAGGACCAACTGGGCGTGCGCTGGTTTTGGCCGGGGGATCTGGGGGAGGATGTGGTGGCTCGGGAGAGCATCGACGTCGCGCCGATGGAGTATCGGTATCATCCGCAGATCCGCTCGCGGGAGGGTGTGTTTAATTTTTCATCGCTGGGTAATCGCGGGTATGGCCGCGCCCATGACTGGACGATGCAGCAGCGGTTGCAGCTCTGCTCTCTTTCCATGGAAGGCGGGCATGGATTTGGGGATTGGTGGGACCGTTTTCATAAGACCCATCCAGAGATCTTTGCGCTGCAACCTGATGGCACGCGCAGTGGGTTCCCTGCCCCACGCACGGCCAAGCTGTGCATGAGCAACCCCAAGGTGTGGGACCTGTGGATGCAGGAGGTGGCGGCGGATTTGGCACAAAATCCATCGCTCACCGTCTTCAACGCCTCTCCCAATGATAGCTGGTCCAGCGGGCATTGTGTGTGTGATAACTGCTCCGCCTGGGATCATCCGGAGGGTGAGCCGCGGCTGTTTCACTACAAAAAATATTCCGTGGAACGCCCGGCGACGAGTGATCGCGATGTGACCTTTGCCAACAAGCTGGGCGAGCTGCTGAAAGAGAAGTATCCGGGCAAGGACTACCGGGTGCTCATGCTCAGCTATGGCCACTCCCGGCCTGCGCCGGTGAAGGCGCGCCCGGCGGATAATGTCATCATGTCCATCGTGGCGAATTTCTTTGGCCGCACGGGTTTGGTGGATCGCGGCTCCACGCGCGGGGATACGTATCGCCAGCAGTTCGAGGCCTGGGCCGGGATCGTGCCCGCCATGATGTGGCGGCCGAATACGGGCAGCCCCGGCGGCTGGCAGCAGGGCCTGCCGGACCTGTCCACGCAACAGACCATCCGCGATATCAAAGACGTGGCCGCTGCGAATTGCGTGGGCATTTTCATCGATGGTGTGTGGGAGCACTGGGCCACCCAGGGGCCGCAGCTTTACGTCATGGCGCAGCTTGTTTGGAATCCCCAGACGGATGCGGATGCCATCCTGAAGGACTATTATCAACGCGCCTTCGGCCCCGCCGCCGCGCCCGTTCAGGAATACTTCGAGGGACTGGAAAAAGCCCGCATGGCCTTCACCGCCCAGAATGGCGAGGCCGATGTATTCGGACTCAAAGACCTCTATACCGAGGCCCTGCTCAGCGAATCCCAAGCCCGCCTCACCCGCGCCGCCGCCGCCGTCCCTGCTGAATCCGTGTATGCCCGCCGCGTCGCCTTCGTGCAGGCCGGCCTCACCTATACCCGCCTCCAGGCAGACAACATCCGCCTGATGGAAGGCTACTGGAAAAAGAAGAACCCCGAGATCGCCACCCAAGTGAGAGCGAACTGGAAAGAGATCGACTCTGTCATCGCCGCCCACCCCTACGCCCTCAACGCCGGCCCGATTCGCCCCGGTGCCCCCCGCACCCTCGGCCTCCACCCGGACCACGGCCGGGCCAAGGTGAAGAAGGTGAGCAAGAAAGCGAAGGCGGACGATTTGGATTTGAATTGA
- a CDS encoding arsenate reductase family protein, with the protein MLKVYAYQGCSTCKNAVKWLKAVGVSYQEIPIRETPPTVPELRAMLTAKGGDLRPLFNTSGQDYRALGMKDKLPAMSTDEALAMLAANGNLVKRPFALDEAAGVYLVGFKEAEWEAVLKG; encoded by the coding sequence ATGCTAAAAGTCTATGCCTACCAAGGATGCTCCACCTGCAAAAATGCGGTGAAGTGGCTGAAGGCTGTGGGCGTATCTTACCAAGAAATCCCCATCCGCGAGACGCCGCCCACGGTGCCGGAACTGCGCGCCATGCTGACCGCGAAAGGCGGCGACCTGCGGCCACTTTTCAATACCTCCGGTCAGGATTATCGCGCCCTGGGGATGAAGGACAAGCTGCCCGCGATGTCCACCGATGAAGCGCTGGCCATGCTCGCCGCGAACGGCAATCTGGTGAAGCGGCCCTTTGCGCTGGATGAGGCCGCTGGCGTGTACCTGGTGGGGTTTAAGGAGGCGGAGTGGGAGGCGGTGTTGAAGGGGTGA
- a CDS encoding GAF domain-containing sensor histidine kinase: MNTPVDIASPLTPTELVASDGSFFDRLTVMATSLLGVPVAMVAIIEENRQIFPASCILSGVLVGVTETPLSHSICAQVVKLEEPLVINDTRQHPMTLDNPAVTEAGILAYAGFPLVNEEGKSFGTFCAIDYAPHEWSTNDVALLRMLALQVTSEIQLRTALNRLQHDNATLTAVAEKRAKINRANRHDLRTPLNAMLLGLEAVEEFGHVNAEQKESLEMARRNGLQLMSMVDQMLDIGNIDRMGNAALFRQRLQARELVNAAIDQTGILATDKEITLTSHCESVTHLSADEDKMVRVLVNLISNAIKFTPAGGQVTIQVKDMPGPDLVDHVFFEIADTGIGISPGHQELIFNEGYRVNPEATTKDSTGLGLAFCKTIVEAHGGDIGVISEPGQGSAFYFKLPLETAEV, from the coding sequence ATGAACACACCTGTGGACATAGCCTCCCCCCTTACACCCACTGAATTGGTGGCCAGCGATGGTTCTTTTTTTGACCGCCTGACCGTCATGGCCACGAGCCTCTTGGGGGTGCCTGTGGCCATGGTGGCCATCATTGAGGAAAACCGCCAGATATTCCCCGCCAGTTGCATCCTCAGCGGCGTCCTCGTGGGCGTCACCGAGACCCCCCTTTCCCATTCCATCTGCGCACAGGTGGTGAAGCTGGAGGAGCCCCTGGTCATCAATGACACGCGCCAGCATCCCATGACCCTGGATAATCCCGCCGTGACGGAGGCCGGCATCCTGGCCTATGCGGGCTTCCCTCTGGTGAATGAGGAGGGCAAATCCTTTGGGACTTTTTGTGCCATTGATTACGCGCCCCATGAGTGGTCCACCAATGATGTGGCCCTGCTGCGCATGCTTGCGCTCCAGGTCACCAGTGAGATCCAGCTCCGCACCGCTCTAAACCGCCTCCAGCATGACAATGCCACGCTCACTGCCGTGGCGGAAAAACGGGCTAAAATCAACCGCGCCAACCGGCACGATCTGCGCACCCCGCTCAATGCCATGCTGCTGGGTCTGGAGGCTGTGGAGGAGTTTGGCCACGTGAATGCTGAGCAAAAAGAATCCCTGGAAATGGCACGGCGAAATGGCCTGCAACTCATGTCCATGGTGGATCAAATGCTGGACATCGGGAACATCGATAGAATGGGCAATGCCGCACTGTTCAGACAGCGTCTGCAGGCCAGGGAATTGGTGAACGCAGCCATCGACCAAACAGGCATCCTGGCCACGGATAAAGAGATCACTTTGACCAGCCATTGCGAAAGCGTGACCCACCTCTCCGCCGATGAGGATAAAATGGTGCGCGTACTGGTGAACCTGATCAGCAACGCCATCAAATTCACCCCGGCAGGAGGACAGGTCACCATCCAGGTCAAGGACATGCCGGGGCCGGACCTGGTGGACCATGTGTTTTTTGAGATCGCGGATACTGGCATTGGCATCAGTCCAGGCCATCAGGAGCTGATCTTTAATGAAGGCTATCGGGTGAATCCGGAGGCCACCACCAAGGACTCCACCGGTCTAGGACTGGCCTTTTGCAAAACCATCGTCGAGGCCCATGGCGGGGATATCGGGGTCATCAGTGAACCCGGTCAGGGCAGCGCATTTTATTTCAAGCTGCCCCTGGAGACGGCAGAAGTATAA
- a CDS encoding esterase/lipase family protein — MHSRHAILLLLALMLASCIVPPRAPEVKAPFAPWRGLTQKVMAFNLARAAEAWDTLKDPQASDEEKKKAGETYDGALALVLKSWSRSQLPRKWRSGSVFAARGNRYAIHLQPITSSPLEVSPLMLDRLMAADSVPLGLLTDPVVEDGVGVPVVGQLQHSQALAAKSPMLPLNGAYLTLTAVLEFDPPQADGSRHSHLHLYNPLRQPEASFGGEKVKLAANYTAPKRMALNDGFLRPYSRIGLWYPGNMMNQTRLYRLEFYDPKRIPVVFIHGMLSDPQIWFNAINAIYADPVLRAHYQPWYFLYPSSLPVPSSSARLRASLEQARARLDPEGDDPGMNNMVLVGHSMGGLLSRMQTIDSQDALWSAYFNCPPEKLRVSKATQRWLKETLRFEKQPFIKRLIFITVPHQGSDMADRGSVSRLAALIRMPVDSIALGKEILTGNVDSLNPQLKDWGSYGFLGLGTLSPKHPYLKALNAQPIPVPHHSIIGHPGNGPLDKSSDLVVPYTSSHLETGTELVVPYWHGCVEKPEVTAEIALRLRQHLRESGVQTFQ, encoded by the coding sequence GTGCACTCCCGCCACGCCATTCTATTGCTCCTGGCCCTGATGCTGGCCAGTTGCATCGTGCCGCCACGGGCACCGGAGGTGAAGGCCCCCTTTGCCCCCTGGCGTGGGTTGACTCAAAAAGTGATGGCCTTCAATCTGGCTCGTGCGGCTGAGGCGTGGGATACGCTGAAAGATCCGCAGGCCAGCGATGAGGAAAAAAAGAAAGCGGGAGAGACGTATGATGGCGCGCTGGCCCTGGTGCTGAAAAGCTGGAGCCGCAGCCAGCTGCCACGCAAGTGGCGGAGCGGCAGCGTCTTTGCGGCCCGGGGCAACCGCTACGCCATCCACCTGCAACCCATCACCAGCAGCCCGCTGGAGGTCTCCCCATTGATGCTGGATCGCCTCATGGCAGCGGATTCTGTGCCTCTGGGTTTGCTGACGGATCCTGTGGTGGAGGATGGGGTGGGTGTACCTGTTGTGGGCCAGTTGCAGCATTCCCAGGCGCTGGCGGCGAAGAGCCCCATGCTGCCGCTCAATGGGGCGTACCTGACGCTGACGGCGGTGCTGGAATTCGACCCGCCGCAGGCGGATGGCAGCCGCCACAGTCACCTGCATTTATACAATCCGCTGCGCCAGCCGGAGGCTTCCTTTGGCGGGGAAAAGGTGAAGCTGGCGGCGAACTATACCGCGCCGAAAAGGATGGCGCTTAACGATGGCTTCCTGCGGCCGTATTCCCGCATCGGCCTATGGTATCCGGGAAACATGATGAACCAGACGCGGCTGTACCGGCTGGAGTTTTATGATCCCAAGCGCATCCCGGTCGTCTTCATCCACGGCATGCTGTCCGATCCGCAAATTTGGTTCAATGCCATCAATGCCATCTACGCGGACCCGGTGCTGCGTGCGCACTACCAGCCCTGGTATTTCCTGTATCCGTCCAGCCTGCCGGTGCCCTCTTCCTCCGCCCGGTTGCGGGCCTCCCTGGAGCAGGCACGTGCGCGTCTGGATCCTGAGGGGGATGACCCTGGCATGAATAACATGGTGCTGGTGGGCCATAGCATGGGCGGCCTGCTGAGCCGCATGCAGACCATCGACAGTCAGGATGCGCTGTGGAGCGCCTACTTCAATTGCCCGCCGGAAAAGCTGCGCGTCTCCAAGGCCACCCAGCGCTGGCTCAAGGAGACGCTGCGTTTCGAAAAACAGCCTTTCATCAAGCGGCTCATCTTCATCACGGTCCCGCATCAGGGCAGCGACATGGCGGACCGTGGCAGCGTCAGCCGTCTGGCGGCACTGATTCGTATGCCGGTGGATTCCATCGCCCTGGGGAAAGAGATCCTGACGGGAAATGTGGATTCGCTTAACCCGCAGCTCAAGGACTGGGGCTCGTATGGGTTCCTGGGCCTGGGAACGCTTTCGCCCAAGCATCCGTATTTAAAGGCGCTCAACGCCCAGCCCATTCCGGTGCCGCATCACAGCATCATCGGTCATCCTGGGAATGGACCGCTGGATAAAAGCAGCGACCTAGTGGTGCCCTATACCAGCTCCCATCTGGAGACGGGTACGGAGCTGGTGGTGCCCTATTGGCATGGCTGCGTGGAAAAGCCTGAGGTCACGGCGGAGATCGCCCTGCGTCTGCGGCAGCACCTGCGGGAAAGCGGTGTACAGACTTTCCAGTGA
- a CDS encoding glycosyltransferase family 2 protein, whose protein sequence is MPYPISIAIISKNEQANLRRCLASAAGLAEEIVIVDSGSTDATAEVAAEFGARFVHQDWLGYTDQKNLCNSFCTQPWILALDCDEELSPELQQGIAAFFESGDSAIYDAAWMARCVWFLGRWIRHGDWYPDKKVRLFRREKGQWQGHDSSQVHERLVVQGPHTTLRGDLYHYSFTGMRHYLDKHLSYTEVFADHEKAGGRGWSLVDAVFRPWWRFFRAYFIKAGFLDGFPGLWIAIATAFFTFMRYSRAYEGQVAQKPRD, encoded by the coding sequence ATGCCGTACCCGATTTCCATCGCCATCATCTCTAAAAATGAGCAGGCCAATCTGCGTCGCTGCCTGGCCAGTGCAGCGGGGCTGGCGGAGGAAATCGTGATCGTGGACAGTGGCAGTACGGATGCTACGGCGGAGGTGGCGGCGGAATTTGGCGCGCGGTTTGTCCACCAGGACTGGCTGGGCTACACGGACCAAAAAAACCTGTGCAACAGCTTCTGCACGCAGCCCTGGATCCTGGCCCTGGACTGTGATGAGGAGCTTTCCCCGGAGCTGCAGCAGGGCATCGCGGCGTTTTTTGAAAGTGGAGATTCCGCCATTTATGATGCGGCATGGATGGCGCGGTGTGTGTGGTTCCTGGGCCGCTGGATCCGCCATGGGGACTGGTATCCGGATAAAAAGGTGCGCCTTTTCCGCCGGGAAAAAGGCCAGTGGCAGGGGCATGACAGCAGCCAGGTGCATGAGCGGCTGGTGGTGCAGGGACCGCATACGACACTGCGCGGGGATCTATACCATTACTCCTTCACGGGGATGCGCCATTACCTGGACAAGCACCTGAGCTATACGGAGGTCTTCGCGGATCACGAAAAGGCAGGCGGGCGCGGTTGGTCCCTGGTGGATGCGGTTTTCCGCCCCTGGTGGCGCTTTTTCCGCGCTTATTTCATCAAGGCGGGATTCCTGGATGGCTTCCCGGGTCTGTGGATCGCGATTGCGACGGCTTTCTTTACCTTCATGAGGTATAGCCGGGCATATGAAGGTCAGGTGGCCCAAAAGCCGCGCGATTGA
- a CDS encoding Lrp/AsnC family transcriptional regulator: MDPLIQLLQINSNRSTSELAQILGLSEDEVVRRMRAAEADKTILGYNAVVDKHKAGHRGVTALIEVRITPEREGGFDRLAKRIAKFDQVRECFLMSGGYDLAVLVEGKDLLDVANFVAEKLSTLGGVLSTATHFQLKAYKQSGFLAHSGDEEDRLPVSP, encoded by the coding sequence ATGGATCCCCTGATTCAACTCCTCCAAATCAATTCAAACCGCTCCACCAGCGAGCTGGCCCAAATCCTGGGCCTTTCCGAAGACGAAGTCGTACGCAGGATGCGAGCTGCCGAAGCGGACAAAACGATCCTGGGATACAACGCCGTCGTGGACAAACACAAGGCCGGCCATCGGGGCGTCACCGCCCTCATCGAAGTCCGCATCACCCCCGAGCGCGAAGGCGGCTTTGACCGTCTGGCCAAGCGCATCGCCAAATTTGACCAAGTGCGCGAATGCTTCCTCATGAGCGGCGGTTATGACCTCGCCGTACTCGTCGAAGGCAAAGACCTCCTCGATGTCGCCAACTTCGTCGCCGAAAAGCTCAGCACCCTCGGCGGCGTACTCTCCACCGCCACCCACTTCCAGTTGAAGGCCTACAAACAGTCCGGCTTCCTCGCCCATTCCGGCGATGAAGAAGATCGTCTCCCCGTCAGCCCGTGA
- a CDS encoding pyridoxal phosphate-dependent aminotransferase, translating to MDYNSKISTQIRDLPRSGIRDFFELVIGRSDVISLGVGEPDKPTPWPIREAAIRALEKGQTSYTSNLGLESLRIAISGYVENQFRVNYDPKKEILVTVGVSEALDIAFRAMLNPGDEVIYHEPCYVSYSPSIKMAYGVPVVVETREENMFALMAADVEKAITPKTKVIALNFPTNPTGGVMPPEELEKIAALAVKHDLLVFTDEIYCELLYDGQQHKSIVEYPGMRERTVLLHGFSKAFAMTGWRLGYACAPAPLIEAMMKVHQYCMLCAPILSQVAGIEALKMGASAYEDMRLSYEQRRNTIVSRLNGMGLHCFNPGGAFYVFPEIRSTGLTSKEFAFGLLDKKSVAVVPGTAFGAAGEGFVRCCYATAPDLIVKAMDLMEEFVNEVRSAGK from the coding sequence ATGGATTACAACAGTAAAATTTCGACCCAGATCCGCGACCTCCCGCGCTCTGGCATCCGGGACTTTTTTGAACTCGTCATCGGCCGTAGCGACGTCATCTCGCTCGGCGTCGGCGAGCCCGACAAACCCACCCCCTGGCCCATCCGCGAAGCCGCCATCCGCGCCCTCGAAAAAGGCCAGACCAGCTACACCTCCAACCTCGGACTGGAATCCCTGCGCATCGCCATCAGCGGCTACGTGGAAAACCAGTTCCGCGTGAACTACGATCCCAAAAAAGAGATCCTCGTCACCGTCGGCGTCTCCGAGGCCCTCGACATCGCCTTCCGCGCCATGCTCAATCCTGGCGATGAAGTCATCTACCACGAGCCCTGCTACGTCTCCTATTCCCCCAGCATCAAGATGGCCTACGGCGTCCCCGTCGTCGTCGAAACGCGCGAGGAAAACATGTTCGCCCTCATGGCCGCCGACGTGGAAAAAGCCATCACGCCCAAGACCAAAGTCATCGCGCTGAACTTCCCCACCAACCCCACCGGCGGCGTCATGCCTCCGGAGGAACTGGAAAAAATCGCCGCCCTGGCCGTGAAGCATGATTTGTTAGTCTTCACCGACGAAATCTACTGCGAGCTCCTCTACGACGGCCAGCAGCACAAAAGCATCGTCGAATACCCGGGCATGCGCGAGCGCACCGTCCTGCTGCACGGCTTCAGCAAAGCCTTCGCCATGACCGGCTGGCGTCTCGGCTACGCCTGCGCCCCCGCACCGTTGATTGAGGCCATGATGAAAGTGCACCAATACTGCATGCTCTGCGCCCCCATCCTCAGCCAGGTGGCCGGGATCGAAGCGCTGAAAATGGGAGCCAGTGCCTATGAAGACATGCGCCTCAGCTACGAGCAGCGGCGCAACACCATCGTCAGCCGCCTCAACGGCATGGGCCTCCACTGCTTCAACCCCGGCGGCGCCTTCTACGTCTTCCCAGAGATCCGCAGCACCGGCCTCACCAGCAAAGAATTCGCCTTCGGCCTGCTCGATAAAAAGAGCGTCGCCGTCGTCCCCGGCACCGCCTTCGGTGCCGCCGGCGAAGGCTTCGTCCGCTGCTGCTACGCCACCGCCCCCGACCTCATCGTCAAAGCCATGGACCTCATGGAAGAGTTCGTCAACGAAGTGCGCTCCGCCGGAAAATAA